One segment of Primulina tabacum isolate GXHZ01 chromosome 6, ASM2559414v2, whole genome shotgun sequence DNA contains the following:
- the LOC142548546 gene encoding serine/arginine-rich splicing factor RS2Z33-like isoform X1, with amino-acid sequence MPRQGDRYGSSARLYVGHLSSRTRSRDLEHIFSKYGRVRDVDLKRDYAFVEYSNPRDADDARYHLDGRDVDGRRITVEFAKGVPRGPGGVRESGGRGPTPGSGRCFNCGVDGHWARDCSAGDWKNKCYRCGDRGHIERNCQNSPKKPRRDRSYSRSPIRSRSPRRGRSRSRSFSKSHSYSRSRSPIKRSRDVEYDERRSRSPFRVSPEPKKRASPSKYRKHSSTPVIDSPRERGILSPRKGEIETGQDGYSNSPLESRSPRRGRREREEDGYSDSPKETSGSPLSPKTTRYEAADGDNRSPSPIPRDDGSNVDDDDEARSPRGSRSP; translated from the exons ATGCCTCGCCAAGGTGATCGTTATGGCAGTAGCGCTCGCCTTTATGTTGGGCACTTGTCTTCAAGGACCCGTTCTCGAGATTTGGAGCATATTTTCAGCAAATATGGAAG AGTACGTGATGTGGACTTGAAGCGAGACTATGCCTTTGTC GAATATAGTAATCCTCGAGATGCTGATGATGCAAGATATCATTTAGACGGTAGAGATGTTGATGGACGTCGGATCACTGTTGAATTTGCTAAGGGG GTGCCTCGGGGACCTGGAGGGGTTCGAGAATCTGGGGGAAGGGGTCCCACACCTGGGTCTGGACGCTGCTTTAACTGTGGCGTCGATGGCCATTGGGCCCGAGATTGCTCAGCTGGAGATTGGAAAAATAAGTGTTATCGCTGTGGTGATAGAGGTCATATAGAAAGAAACTGCCAGAACAGTCCTAAAAAGCCGAG GCGCGATCGTAGTTATTCACGTTCGCCCATAAGGTCACGTTCTCCACGTCGTGGCAGGAGTCGGAGTCGGAGTTTCAGTAAAAGTCATAGTTACAG CCGTTCAAGGTCCCCCATTAAAAGAAGTCGAGATGTTGAGTATGATGAGAGGAGATCAAGGAGTCCATTTCGCGTAAGCCCTGAGCCAAAGAAGCGTGCTTCTCCCTCCAAATATAGGAAACACAGCTCAACACCTGTTATAGACAGCCCAAGAGAAAGAGGAATCCTTTCCCCTAGGAAAGGAGAAATCGAAACGGGTCAAGATGGCTACAGTAACAGTCCACTGGAAAGCCGTTCCCCCAGGAGAGGCAGAAGGGAAAGGGAGGAAGATGGTTATAGTGACAGTCCCAAGGAGACTAGTGGAAGCCCCCTAAGCCCAAAAACTACAAGGTATGAAGCCGCGGATGGTGATAACCGCAGCCCTAGTCCAATCCCAAGGGATGATGGGAGTAATGtcgatgatgatgatgaagcaCGCTCTCCTAGAGGTAGCAGGTCTCCTTAA
- the LOC142548546 gene encoding serine/arginine-rich splicing factor RS2Z33-like isoform X2 — MPRQGDRYGSSARLYVGHLSSRTRSRDLEHIFSKYGRVRDVDLKRDYAFVEYSNPRDADDARYHLDGRDVDGRRITVEFAKGVPRGPGGVRESGGRGPTPGSGRCFNCGVDGHWARDCSAGDWKNKCYRCGDRGHIERNCQNSPKKPRRDRSYSRSPIRSRSPRRGRSRSRSFSKSHSYSRSRSPIKRSRDVEYDERRSRSPFRVSPEPKKRASPSKYRKHSSTPVIDSPRERGILSPRKGEIETGQDGYSNSPLESRSPRRGRREREEDGYSDSPKETSGSPLSPKTTSNVDDDDEARSPRGSRSP, encoded by the exons ATGCCTCGCCAAGGTGATCGTTATGGCAGTAGCGCTCGCCTTTATGTTGGGCACTTGTCTTCAAGGACCCGTTCTCGAGATTTGGAGCATATTTTCAGCAAATATGGAAG AGTACGTGATGTGGACTTGAAGCGAGACTATGCCTTTGTC GAATATAGTAATCCTCGAGATGCTGATGATGCAAGATATCATTTAGACGGTAGAGATGTTGATGGACGTCGGATCACTGTTGAATTTGCTAAGGGG GTGCCTCGGGGACCTGGAGGGGTTCGAGAATCTGGGGGAAGGGGTCCCACACCTGGGTCTGGACGCTGCTTTAACTGTGGCGTCGATGGCCATTGGGCCCGAGATTGCTCAGCTGGAGATTGGAAAAATAAGTGTTATCGCTGTGGTGATAGAGGTCATATAGAAAGAAACTGCCAGAACAGTCCTAAAAAGCCGAG GCGCGATCGTAGTTATTCACGTTCGCCCATAAGGTCACGTTCTCCACGTCGTGGCAGGAGTCGGAGTCGGAGTTTCAGTAAAAGTCATAGTTACAG CCGTTCAAGGTCCCCCATTAAAAGAAGTCGAGATGTTGAGTATGATGAGAGGAGATCAAGGAGTCCATTTCGCGTAAGCCCTGAGCCAAAGAAGCGTGCTTCTCCCTCCAAATATAGGAAACACAGCTCAACACCTGTTATAGACAGCCCAAGAGAAAGAGGAATCCTTTCCCCTAGGAAAGGAGAAATCGAAACGGGTCAAGATGGCTACAGTAACAGTCCACTGGAAAGCCGTTCCCCCAGGAGAGGCAGAAGGGAAAGGGAGGAAGATGGTTATAGTGACAGTCCCAAGGAGACTAGTGGAAGCCCCCTAAGCCCAAAAACTACAAG TAATGtcgatgatgatgatgaagcaCGCTCTCCTAGAGGTAGCAGGTCTCCTTAA
- the LOC142548546 gene encoding serine/arginine-rich splicing factor RS2Z33-like isoform X3 — protein sequence MVDLMESHSIVRDVDLKRDYAFVEYSNPRDADDARYHLDGRDVDGRRITVEFAKGVPRGPGGVRESGGRGPTPGSGRCFNCGVDGHWARDCSAGDWKNKCYRCGDRGHIERNCQNSPKKPRRDRSYSRSPIRSRSPRRGRSRSRSFSKSHSYSRSRSPIKRSRDVEYDERRSRSPFRVSPEPKKRASPSKYRKHSSTPVIDSPRERGILSPRKGEIETGQDGYSNSPLESRSPRRGRREREEDGYSDSPKETSGSPLSPKTTRYEAADGDNRSPSPIPRDDGSNVDDDDEARSPRGSRSP from the exons ATGGTGGACTTGATGGAATCTCACTCAAT AGTACGTGATGTGGACTTGAAGCGAGACTATGCCTTTGTC GAATATAGTAATCCTCGAGATGCTGATGATGCAAGATATCATTTAGACGGTAGAGATGTTGATGGACGTCGGATCACTGTTGAATTTGCTAAGGGG GTGCCTCGGGGACCTGGAGGGGTTCGAGAATCTGGGGGAAGGGGTCCCACACCTGGGTCTGGACGCTGCTTTAACTGTGGCGTCGATGGCCATTGGGCCCGAGATTGCTCAGCTGGAGATTGGAAAAATAAGTGTTATCGCTGTGGTGATAGAGGTCATATAGAAAGAAACTGCCAGAACAGTCCTAAAAAGCCGAG GCGCGATCGTAGTTATTCACGTTCGCCCATAAGGTCACGTTCTCCACGTCGTGGCAGGAGTCGGAGTCGGAGTTTCAGTAAAAGTCATAGTTACAG CCGTTCAAGGTCCCCCATTAAAAGAAGTCGAGATGTTGAGTATGATGAGAGGAGATCAAGGAGTCCATTTCGCGTAAGCCCTGAGCCAAAGAAGCGTGCTTCTCCCTCCAAATATAGGAAACACAGCTCAACACCTGTTATAGACAGCCCAAGAGAAAGAGGAATCCTTTCCCCTAGGAAAGGAGAAATCGAAACGGGTCAAGATGGCTACAGTAACAGTCCACTGGAAAGCCGTTCCCCCAGGAGAGGCAGAAGGGAAAGGGAGGAAGATGGTTATAGTGACAGTCCCAAGGAGACTAGTGGAAGCCCCCTAAGCCCAAAAACTACAAGGTATGAAGCCGCGGATGGTGATAACCGCAGCCCTAGTCCAATCCCAAGGGATGATGGGAGTAATGtcgatgatgatgatgaagcaCGCTCTCCTAGAGGTAGCAGGTCTCCTTAA
- the LOC142548546 gene encoding serine/arginine-rich splicing factor RS2Z33-like isoform X4, producing MVQYRCPMLVLCPCHILQEYSNPRDADDARYHLDGRDVDGRRITVEFAKGVPRGPGGVRESGGRGPTPGSGRCFNCGVDGHWARDCSAGDWKNKCYRCGDRGHIERNCQNSPKKPRRDRSYSRSPIRSRSPRRGRSRSRSFSKSHSYSRSRSPIKRSRDVEYDERRSRSPFRVSPEPKKRASPSKYRKHSSTPVIDSPRERGILSPRKGEIETGQDGYSNSPLESRSPRRGRREREEDGYSDSPKETSGSPLSPKTTRYEAADGDNRSPSPIPRDDGSNVDDDDEARSPRGSRSP from the exons ATGGTGCAATATCGGTGTCCTATGTTGGTTTTGTGTCCATGCCATATTTTACAGGAATATAGTAATCCTCGAGATGCTGATGATGCAAGATATCATTTAGACGGTAGAGATGTTGATGGACGTCGGATCACTGTTGAATTTGCTAAGGGG GTGCCTCGGGGACCTGGAGGGGTTCGAGAATCTGGGGGAAGGGGTCCCACACCTGGGTCTGGACGCTGCTTTAACTGTGGCGTCGATGGCCATTGGGCCCGAGATTGCTCAGCTGGAGATTGGAAAAATAAGTGTTATCGCTGTGGTGATAGAGGTCATATAGAAAGAAACTGCCAGAACAGTCCTAAAAAGCCGAG GCGCGATCGTAGTTATTCACGTTCGCCCATAAGGTCACGTTCTCCACGTCGTGGCAGGAGTCGGAGTCGGAGTTTCAGTAAAAGTCATAGTTACAG CCGTTCAAGGTCCCCCATTAAAAGAAGTCGAGATGTTGAGTATGATGAGAGGAGATCAAGGAGTCCATTTCGCGTAAGCCCTGAGCCAAAGAAGCGTGCTTCTCCCTCCAAATATAGGAAACACAGCTCAACACCTGTTATAGACAGCCCAAGAGAAAGAGGAATCCTTTCCCCTAGGAAAGGAGAAATCGAAACGGGTCAAGATGGCTACAGTAACAGTCCACTGGAAAGCCGTTCCCCCAGGAGAGGCAGAAGGGAAAGGGAGGAAGATGGTTATAGTGACAGTCCCAAGGAGACTAGTGGAAGCCCCCTAAGCCCAAAAACTACAAGGTATGAAGCCGCGGATGGTGATAACCGCAGCCCTAGTCCAATCCCAAGGGATGATGGGAGTAATGtcgatgatgatgatgaagcaCGCTCTCCTAGAGGTAGCAGGTCTCCTTAA